The segment CAATGATGTAGCGCTCGATCCTTGCTTCGGCGAGGGCTTCCCTTGTGATGACGCCCTGCCTGATGAGGGACTCGGATTTCTCAACGTATTCGCTGTAGGTTCCTGCTGTGAAGAAACCGCGCTCGAGCTTTTTGACAGCGTGAGGGAGCTTTACCATTACAAGCTCATCGATGTCTTCCGGATCGGTGATACGTTCAGGGAAGGGGAGACCTGCCTTTTCAAGGAGCCAGTAGTAGTCCTGATCAAGACCTCTCTCCTCACTGCGGAGCATGTTCCTGCTGCCCACCATAGGCACACGGAAGTCGTTCTCCACTGCATCGATGTCACAGTATGAGGTGAATGACCTGTTAGGAACGAAAAGAATGTTGTCATCAATGAGCTTCTGCTGGTTTTCCGGGCGCAGGATCTCATCGAACCTGTCATAGACAGCGTACTCATCAACGATGCCGCGAACAACATTACCCTCAGCATCCCTCTGGGACTTGAAATAGTCGGTGTAGGTCTTCTCACGGCCAGACTGGCATATCGCATAGGTCTCGAAACCTTCCTCGATAGCACCATCAAAGACGTCCAGTCCTGAATGGGAAGCAACCGCTCCGATCTTGATATTATCAGTATAATAGCTCTCAGCAATCTCAATAATCTCTTTCCTGTCGATCATCCTTTGTTCTCCGGATTTTTGTGATACAATAATTCAGTCGTATAAAAGGCTTATTATTGCCATCAGTGATAAGTTCCTTCATTGCAATGTCAAAAAGAACAGAAATTTACAATTCAGATGGTTCCCGGAAATAAGTGGAAAGCAGACTAAGGACAAACAGGATGATAGTATAAAGAGCAAAGATGCGATCAGATGACTCCTGTGTACAGGCCGATCACCACTGGAGTTATGAACGTTTCGATGCCTGCTGCCAGCAAGAGCATCGGCATGATAAAACGGAAGAAGATACTGATACCCTGCCTGAACTCGCCTTTTATATCAACATACCTTCCTGCCATTGAGTTGATCACATTGATCCCCATCCTCACACCCATGGCTGCGGATATCAATATCATCGGGAGCTCGATGATCCCGTGAGGCATGATGCCCAGGAAGATATAGGTAAAGCCGTTCTCCTGAGATTCGAGGTAGGTTACAACCCCGAGAATGTAGCCATTGGATAGCACGAAGATGAGCGGAACCAGACCAAAACCAAGTCCCAGGATAAATGCAAAAAGACTCTTGATAGCATTGTTGAAGAAGATGAAAAGCATGATCTCCAGAGGGGTCATGTTCATGATAAGCTCAACAAGATCTTCCAGGCCTTCAAGGGCAATATCAGATGATGCTGGGTTGAACGCAGTGTAGAGATATCCTGCGATACCGGACAATATGAACAACAGGACAACTACTGTGATCTCAGGGACAAGGCCTCTCATGTAGGCACGGACCTTGCATAAGCCGCTTTCACAGGCCATTTTATTTTCCTTTTTAAAGACGGAGACCTCAATGGTGTCAGTTACAATTTCATTTGTTGCGTCGCCATCCATTGGAATATCATCCACACCCGCTTCGCCGGTTTTCGCATTGTCCATTAATATCAGATCCCGAGAGCCATGCGGATAGTGTTCCTGCATGCAGGGGACAGACCCAGTACGATTATGACCATCTTCACGAATGTCCTCAGGTTGCGTGACTCCTCGTCTGCTGTGAACTGTGTGTCCAGAAGATAGATCACAGGCAGGAATATGGCCATTTTCAGAGGATACATCACAAGGGCCGTACCGGTCAGGTCAATGAGATAGGCAGGAACCACATGTTTCTCATAATATCCAAGGGTGTCAACCCCGATAAAGGTTGAGGATGCATCCAGCAGGTGTGCCCAGATGATGGTCATGTTGAGGCGGTCATTCACATAGGACCATCCGGCCTTCTCCAGCATGAAATAGACAGCACCAGCAAAGAGCGTTCCAGAAGAAAGGATTGCGATCAGGGTGAAGGGGCGTTCTATATCTTCAACCATCAGAAGGGTTATGATGTTCAATGCGAACCAGCCGAGTCCAAGTAATGCAAAGGACCTGTGCCAGTCAGTGACCTTACCTGAAGAGTAGAGCCATCTGGAGAACAGAAGGCATATAATAGTAGCAACGAACACGACGAAATAGATGTTCGGGGTTATGAAAAGATAGCTCAGGGGACGCTCAAATATGCCGGCATCCTCCATGACCCTCAAGGAAGAGCCTGCGAGAATAAAGGGAATTATTGAGAATACAAATCTCTCATCCACCTCAACTTTCCATTTATCAAGCAGCTTTGCCACTGCAAACACGCATATTCCCAGAATCAGTGCCCAGGTAAGAGTATTTACGGGATTATATCCACTATCCTGGAAAATGGGGTCAAGATAGTACTCATTAACAAATTGCATAATTTTATCTACGAACGGGCACATTGATAATCACTTGAAAGAGCTATAGGAACAACCTAATAACACTAATACTTATTAATATATGGTATCTGAGATAACAGAAGATCATACCGATATCATACATCTATTATATGGAATATGGACGTGACGCAGGATATGAACGCACAGAAGAAATGGATGCAACTTCCAAGGGATGTCGTGGTCGGACATGGAGTCATCGACGACGTAAAGAATGTCTGCGCAGACCTGAAACTTGCCGACAATGCATTGATTGTCACAGGCAAGAGCACGAGAAAGATAGCCGGCGACATAGTCCACGACTCCCTGACGGACAGCGGCCAGAGAGTTGAAATGATCGTTTCAGAAGCTGCATCAATGAAAGAGGTCGACAGGGTCAGAAAGCAGGCCCTTGAATCAGGAGTCGAATACCTTCTTGGAGTTGGCAGCGGCAAGTCCATAGATGTTGCAAAACTTGCAGCCACCGAGATCGAGGTCCCTTTCATCAGTGTGCCAACAGCTGCATCACATGATGGGATAGTATCATCCAGAGCGTCCATAAAAAATGGGAATAAAACAGCATCCATACAGGCAAATGCGCCCATGGCAGTCATCGCTGACACAGACATCATTGCAGAGGCCCCATACCGCCTGCTTGCATCAGGATGCGGAGACATTATCTCCAACTGTACAGCAGTGCTGGACTGGCAGCTTGCAACCCGCCTCCAGAACGTGCCATTCAGTGAATATGCAGCAGCACTATCAAGCATGACGGCACAGATATTGATCGATTCTGCCGACACCATCAAACCGGAACTGGAAAGTTCGGTACGAATGGTGGTCAAGGCACTGGTCTCAAGCGGCGTTGCAATGAGCATTGCAGGCTCATCCAGACCTGCATCAGGGTCTGAGCATATGTTCAGCCATGCTCTTGACAAGGTAGCACCTGTACCGGCACTTCACGGGGAACAGTGTGGAGTGGGAACAATACTAATGATGTATCTTCACGGCGGTGACTGGAAGAGCATACGAGATGCGCTTCAGGCGATCAATGCCCCGGTAACCGCAGAGGAGTTGGGAATTGAAGATAAGTATATATTAGAAGCACTTGTACTCTCACATACCATCCGTCCCGAAAGATATACAATACTTGGCACAGGCCTGACACCTGATGCTGCAGAGATAGTTGCAAGGAAGACAAAGGTCATATCCTGAAAAGCTATTGAAAGCAGATTACAAAGGAACTATCGGCGGAAGATAGGGGTATACTAACTATAGTAGATAAACAATGAAAGATCAACTGCGTCAGATCAACTAACGCAGATATCTACTATGAACATCATAATTCAAACATAATTTAAAATATAACTTCAAAATTCATTACAATTTCATAATAACACAAGGTGATTAAAATGGAGGACATGGATACCGCAATAACACTCATTGGAACCAAACTTGCAAAGGAAGGCCAGGAGTTCTTTTTCGAAGGTGAAGCTCCGGAATGTGAACAGTGCAAGTTAAAGAACACCTGCATGGGTCTTGAAAAAGGAAGGAAGTACAGGATAGTCAAGGTAAGGAACCAGACAGTTCATGAGTGCTTTGTCCATGACACCGGAGCAATGGTGGTAGACGTGATCAAAGCACCGATCATTGCAGCTATCGACTCCAAAAAGGCGATCAAGGGCGCAACCATGCGTTACCAGGCACCAAATTGTGACGGAGATCTGGACACTGAGACATACGACCTGTGCTATCCAAAGGGCCTTCGTAACGGGGACAAGTGCACCGTCAATGAAGTGATGGAAAGTGTCGAGATCGAATCCGACCCATCAGTTTCCCTGAAAAAAGTGGAACTATTGCTCTGAAACGGTTCGAATGTCTTTTATATGAATACTGGAAACATGTCCTACATAAAAGCATAAGTGACAATAGAACGAGGTATCAAGATGCCAGAAGCTCATGAAAAAATAGATCATGAATTTTATACAACGGCTCGCTGGAACAACTGGCTTGGACAGGTGAAGGAAAGCGGGTTCGAATTCAAAGAAGAAGAAAACACTGAGAAGGAAGGTGCGGTCTTTGTGAACATGACGGATGATATCATTCTCGCATGTCTCAAAGTAATTGCAAAATATGAAAGCAATGCCCTTTCTGCAGAAGACGCCATGGCAATACTTGATGATATCAGGGGAATTGCACTGGCGGAGGTCGAACCGATTTCCGAAGACATTGACCTTATGATCGAATCCCTCCAGACATCACTCATCGGCAGCTTTGCTGCATGTGAGTGCTTCATTGCTGAAGGATTCGACAAGAAAGCAAAGATCGATGACCTCATCAGTGCAGCAGTGGAAGCTGAAGAAGCTGAGGACATTGACTCTGCGATTGGCTACGTCGCCCAGATAGGAGCACTTGTGCTTGATGGAAACTCACTTCCTGAATCAATGGAAGAACTCCCATACGGACTTGTCGCAGAATGGCTGGATGGCATTGACTCCATCGAAGCTGCCATGATCGGCGCTGACAGTTACAAAGAGGATGACGGCGATTACGACGTCGTCTGATCTTTTTTTTCTAACATTCATTTTTACCATCAGTGTTTTTTTTGATACTGGCAGCAGAGCGCTATCTTTGATTTTCTTTTAAAATTGCATTTCTTTGTTTTAATTCACACCGAAGATAAAATCCGAATTGTTTTTATGTAATTACATTATCTATGGAGTAACACAAATGGTGTACAAACGTATGAACACCATGAATAAACAATCAAGTTCAAACATAAGAGGTAATAAAAATGAGCGAAAAGATAGGAATTCTGGCTATTGGACACGGAAGCAGACTGCCTTACAACAAGGAAGTCGTTTCAGAAATTGCAGACACAATTGCAAAGAAGCACCCGGAATACGTCGTGAAGGTCGGTTTCATGGAGAACTGCGGCCCATCCGTAGATGAAGGACTTGCATCCTTTGAAGGTACAGGCGTTACAAAGATCGCAGCAGTGCCTGTATTCCTTGCATCCGGCGTACACATCACAGAAGATATTCCGGAGATCCTCAAGCTCGATGCTGAGACCAACGAAGGCAAGTACACAGTCGATGGTCAGGAAGTTCCTGTCGTCTACGGCAAGCCACTTGGTCACCACGAGCTTCTTGCAGACCTTGTGTTCGAGAGAGCATCCGAAGTACTGTAAACAATAAACTCACAGAATATGACTGCAGGTCAAAGGAATGCTGTCGTGCTCGACCTGACGCACGCCGGCATACCAATTGCAAAAGAGATGGTGCGACTTGGATACAATGTTCGTGCCATTGACGTCTATGATACATTGGACGATGAGACAATTTCCGACCTGCAGCAGATATTCCCTGTTCTTTCTTCAGGTGAAGCCTTTGAGCTCAAAACTACAGAAACAGTAGTTGCACCTGTACACCTTAACCCTGAATTCCATGTACTAAAAAGTGCAAGAGAAAAAGGGAACACGATCATCAGCCACCATACGATGGTGGGAAAACTTATTCTGGAAAGCGGCAGGCTTTCGACTTCAAAGGTCATCGAACTTACCGGCACAAAGGCCAAGACAAGTACTGCTTCTATCCTTGCAGACATCCTCTCAAGAAGCATGGATGTTGTACTTCACACATCAAGAGGACTGGAACATTGGAACAATGGTGTTGCAACCATCGTTCACAAGGGCTTGAGCATAGCTCCCGGAAGCATCCTTTCTGCTATCGAAAAAACAGAAGAGGCGAACATCAGACCGGAAGTGTTCATCCTTGAGACATCCATAGGAGGCACAGGATGTGCTGACATTGGTGTCATAACATCCCTTGAACAGGACTACAGGATCGCAAATAATACCGCTCTTGCAAGCGATGCCAAACTGCAGATGCTGGACAATGCAAAGGAAGGAAGTATTGTCATCGTCAACTGTGATGCCAGGAAAGCACTGCAAAGGGCTGCAGAGAAAGACCTTGAAATAATCACATTCAGTGATAAAAACGAGGAAGATGCAGACTTTAGCCTTGAGATCAACGGGAACAATGTTGTTATCTCTTCAAAGGACCAGACAATAGAAACTTTGATGGAAGAAGGATTCGACCTTTCAGCTTACAGAACTGCATTTTCCGCTGCTGCTGCTATCTCGATAACCATGGGAATTGAAGAGAAGCAGA is part of the Methanococcoides methylutens MM1 genome and harbors:
- the cfbA gene encoding sirohydrochlorin nickelochelatase codes for the protein MSEKIGILAIGHGSRLPYNKEVVSEIADTIAKKHPEYVVKVGFMENCGPSVDEGLASFEGTGVTKIAAVPVFLASGVHITEDIPEILKLDAETNEGKYTVDGQEVPVVYGKPLGHHELLADLVFERASEVL
- a CDS encoding NAD(P)-dependent glycerol-1-phosphate dehydrogenase; protein product: MDVTQDMNAQKKWMQLPRDVVVGHGVIDDVKNVCADLKLADNALIVTGKSTRKIAGDIVHDSLTDSGQRVEMIVSEAASMKEVDRVRKQALESGVEYLLGVGSGKSIDVAKLAATEIEVPFISVPTAASHDGIVSSRASIKNGNKTASIQANAPMAVIADTDIIAEAPYRLLASGCGDIISNCTAVLDWQLATRLQNVPFSEYAAALSSMTAQILIDSADTIKPELESSVRMVVKALVSSGVAMSIAGSSRPASGSEHMFSHALDKVAPVPALHGEQCGVGTILMMYLHGGDWKSIRDALQAINAPVTAEELGIEDKYILEALVLSHTIRPERYTILGTGLTPDAAEIVARKTKVIS
- a CDS encoding UPF0179 family protein, whose translation is MEDMDTAITLIGTKLAKEGQEFFFEGEAPECEQCKLKNTCMGLEKGRKYRIVKVRNQTVHECFVHDTGAMVVDVIKAPIIAAIDSKKAIKGATMRYQAPNCDGDLDTETYDLCYPKGLRNGDKCTVNEVMESVEIESDPSVSLKKVELLL
- a CDS encoding stage II sporulation protein M; amino-acid sequence: MDNAKTGEAGVDDIPMDGDATNEIVTDTIEVSVFKKENKMACESGLCKVRAYMRGLVPEITVVVLLFILSGIAGYLYTAFNPASSDIALEGLEDLVELIMNMTPLEIMLFIFFNNAIKSLFAFILGLGFGLVPLIFVLSNGYILGVVTYLESQENGFTYIFLGIMPHGIIELPMILISAAMGVRMGINVINSMAGRYVDIKGEFRQGISIFFRFIMPMLLLAAGIETFITPVVIGLYTGVI
- a CDS encoding formate--phosphoribosylaminoimidazolecarboxamide ligase family protein → MIDRKEIIEIAESYYTDNIKIGAVASHSGLDVFDGAIEEGFETYAICQSGREKTYTDYFKSQRDAEGNVVRGIVDEYAVYDRFDEILRPENQQKLIDDNILFVPNRSFTSYCDIDAVENDFRVPMVGSRNMLRSEERGLDQDYYWLLEKAGLPFPERITDPEDIDELVMVKLPHAVKKLERGFFTAGTYSEYVEKSESLIRQGVITREALAEARIERYIIGPVFNFDLFYSPIEEEMNKTELLGIDWRFETSLDGHVRLPAPQQMTLAEHQLTPEYTVCGHNSATLRESLLEEVFKLSEAYIKASKEYYDPGVIGPFCLQTCIDKDLNFYIYDVAPRVGGGTNVHMSVGHPYGNTLWRKPMSTGRRVAMEVRRAIESGQLDKIIT
- the cfbE gene encoding coenzyme F430 synthase gives rise to the protein MTAGQRNAVVLDLTHAGIPIAKEMVRLGYNVRAIDVYDTLDDETISDLQQIFPVLSSGEAFELKTTETVVAPVHLNPEFHVLKSAREKGNTIISHHTMVGKLILESGRLSTSKVIELTGTKAKTSTASILADILSRSMDVVLHTSRGLEHWNNGVATIVHKGLSIAPGSILSAIEKTEEANIRPEVFILETSIGGTGCADIGVITSLEQDYRIANNTALASDAKLQMLDNAKEGSIVIVNCDARKALQRAAEKDLEIITFSDKNEEDADFSLEINGNNVVISSKDQTIETLMEEGFDLSAYRTAFSAAAAISITMGIEEKQIVGTLQNFRGLTGRMVKDELEGRTLIDNSNSGMDIRSVKKALDYTSAIASDINSDSTEREIVMVLGEEAEQVCEGLPPEDVSDFLMKNGKKLNKIVLVGSRMRAIKYDDAYYEGSLEEGLSSALRCTNIGDIIILCVKCFR
- a CDS encoding DUF2150 family protein → MPEAHEKIDHEFYTTARWNNWLGQVKESGFEFKEEENTEKEGAVFVNMTDDIILACLKVIAKYESNALSAEDAMAILDDIRGIALAEVEPISEDIDLMIESLQTSLIGSFAACECFIAEGFDKKAKIDDLISAAVEAEEAEDIDSAIGYVAQIGALVLDGNSLPESMEELPYGLVAEWLDGIDSIEAAMIGADSYKEDDGDYDVV
- a CDS encoding DUF63 family protein, with amino-acid sequence MCPFVDKIMQFVNEYYLDPIFQDSGYNPVNTLTWALILGICVFAVAKLLDKWKVEVDERFVFSIIPFILAGSSLRVMEDAGIFERPLSYLFITPNIYFVVFVATIICLLFSRWLYSSGKVTDWHRSFALLGLGWFALNIITLLMVEDIERPFTLIAILSSGTLFAGAVYFMLEKAGWSYVNDRLNMTIIWAHLLDASSTFIGVDTLGYYEKHVVPAYLIDLTGTALVMYPLKMAIFLPVIYLLDTQFTADEESRNLRTFVKMVIIVLGLSPACRNTIRMALGI